The sequence TTAAAATGGCTTCCCTGTTCCTGTCACGGCCTTTGGGGAGAGGGGGCAGGACAGACACCATCCCTATACAGGAAGATGCTATGTGGAGGTGAGGGAGGTGGACATTAGTTCTATAGAAGGGGACGCTCAATAAGAGGGCAACTTACGCACTGATTTGGAAGTCGCTCAGGATTTGAGCGTCTACCTACCGTGACTACATGTAATTATGAAGGAGGGGCAGCAGGGTTCACACGGCACCCAGAGGTGCTCTCGTAACAAATCAGGGCAACCCCACAAAACAACTATTAACATGGACACTTCAAGGGCACTCCCAAGAGTCAGCGTACAACGATTCCAACCCTGATGAGAGGCGCGAAGTGTCTACGGCTGGCAAAGCCTCAGCCCTAGTCTttggggaaggagagagcagagacagacatGAGTCCGCGGAGTGGTTTAGCAGAACGGGTCCCACTATAGGAAATTATGGATAGGGATGAGCACTTAGAAGTGTCTGCCTGGGAAGCGTAATGGCTTACATGTTCCTTTTAGAGGACGGGTAATATATACGGAAGGTTAGGAGGGCACACTGGTCACTAGGGCACTAAAGGTTTGGACTCTAGAGGCTGCGGAGTGGTCACTTAGAGGAATGTTGTCCCACACTGGGCGGCTTTGGAAGGGACACTAAGACAAGTGCTGTCCCGGATGCTTAGGTGTGTACTAGGAAACTAGGGGGCACAAGGCTTAGGAGTAACCACCAGGAGAGAGGTACAGCCCGCACAAGTAGGCTTCAGAGTGGACTCGAGGAGAAGTACTGTTCGCAAAAGGATTGGCTACTAGGAATAAAGTGGGCATACTAAGGAGTCTTTGAAGTGTGCACTAGGAGTAGTGTTGCCCATATACGGTAATGTTGCAGAGTGTGGCTTAGCCGTAGTTCTGTCCACAGAGCTGTGCAGCCTGGTGCTGTTCACACAGGGGCACGGTGCCGTCCAGATCCTGTCCATCCACATCCATGTCCATGAGGTTGGGCCTGACCGCGCTGGTGCTGGCACTGCTGTCCCCAGAGCCCAGGGGACTGTCACAGCTGCTGCCCGGGGATGAGCTCAGGGTCCTGGACAGGGAGCCCAGCTTCCAGGGGTCCGGTCGCACCCTGGCTGGGGTGGGCCGAGGCCGGGGGGCGAACTCCAGGGTCTTGGGCCTCTCCAAGGGGCTGATGATGGTCAGGGGCTCCAAGACCGGGACGGGGACAGGCGGAGCGGGGGCCTTGCGACGTAGGACCCTTGGGAAGAGGCTGGAGGGGTCAGAGAGTCGGGGGATGTCCAGGGTCTCCCTGTAacctgagagaagagagagaaatagagataccagagggagagaagagggagagaacaggggaGAACAATATGAACACTTTGTTAACAGGGATGGGCCATGACAGGCCATGTCTTATTTTAGGTTCAATTGTAACCTCCTTCCCCCCAGTTgggtcaaattggctggatgtcctttgggagggtgaaccattcttgatacacacgtgaaactgttgagcatgaaaaaccccgcagcgttgccgttcttgacacaaaccggtgcgcctggcacctgctaccataccccgttcaaaggcacttaaatattttgtcttgcccattcaccctctgaatggcacatatgcataatccatgtctcaattgtatcaaggcttaaaaatccttctttactctgtctcctccccttcatctacactgatttgaagtggatttaacaagtggcatcaataagggatcatagctttcacctggattcacctggtcagtctatgtcatggaaagagcaggtgttcttaatgttttgtacacagtgtattgCTTCCTGTTCTTCAATTAAAAGCTCATAGTGACATCATGCTTTCCCAACACACTCACCTGCATGTAGGGGGAGGGTGGGTGGCCCTGGCGGGGGCGGCATGGGCATGCTGCCATCCGAGGGGGTCCTGCGGTGCCCTAGGGTTTGGGCGCGGGGGCGTATCGCCCCATCAGAAGGGGTGCGTCTGTGCCCCCTGTTCATGGTTGCAGAAACGTGGGTGGGCGTGAGGGACTGATTGGGCTCCCTCTTGAAGCTCTCTGCCCTCAGATCCAGGAGGGGGTTAACGGAGGGGACGGGGGGCACCACGGGGAGGGAGACGCCCACTCCGGGGGTCAACGGCAAGTCCTCAAGGTCCGAGGGAAGGAGGGATTTGGTGGAGTTGCAgtctgagagggaggagagggagaggagggtgacaGATGGAGAGGGGTCTGTGCAGGGGAGAGTAGAGTCATGGtggcgggacagagagagggacagggcgCGGCTCGGGGGAGAGGTGCTGCGGCGGAAGCGACCCGTTCGCTGGAAAATGCTGTCCTTTTTCTTGCGCTGCTCCTCTCTAAGGTCCTGCTCGTCCTGTTGGACCTAGACACACACATGGAAACTGGTCAGTTCTTACTGGCATCTACTGTACAATCTACGGTTGTATAATgtcaactgacacacacactagaccTTGTCAACTCCCAGGTGTAGAGTTTAAACCATTATTCAATGTATAAAGATAATCTCTACAGCAGGGGGCAGGATTGAGGATCTTTTCCCATGGTTTGGGTCATTTTGTCCTTCTGGGTGTGTTACAGACCCTTTTCCCTCCCTCCAGTACCTGTAGTCTCCCCAGCTGTAGCAAGTCCAGCCCCAGACCTACAGAGGCCAGTAGGGAGGCACAGCCCAGCAGCAGCAGGTCACTCTTCTTCCTCTGGCTGCAGCGCCGCAGAGAGTCCTGGTAACCCAGCCCGCTCCCCATCCCGGGCCCCACCCCGCCCAACGAGGGGCCTCCCTCCTCCACAGACCCGTTACTGCTGGGCTCTGGGGGCATCAGAGAACCGGGCGACTCCTCCAGCTCACAGTGCTCCTCtatcaaagagagagacagaaagataagagaaagagagtgtgagaaggagaaggagaacaaAGCATTTCAATCAGTCATTTTGTATCCATAGTATGTTTTACAATCTCTTTTCTGTTGCAGAAATTGTGATGAATGAAGAGACCCACCCATTTCATTGAGGCTAGAGAAGCCGACGGTCATGGGTGCGTGTTTGGGAGATTTGCCCAGATTCGGGGCACTAGAGGACCACACCTTGCATCCGTCGCCCAGCGACTTCAACCTGCAAGACGAAGAAGATTGGGTCAATACTATTAACTGGTACTATACACCAAACACTCACCAGAATAATGTTCAGAGATGATTCTGACATGCAAATGAAAAAAATCTGAAAGGGTAGCAGACAGGTAGGGGAATGGGCTATCAAGGGGCTGTTTTTGGACCATGACTGTTACCTATCCTCTCcgcccagtctctctctctggaggGTGGAGCTGGGGCCCCAGGTGCGTCCCTTCTTTTTGCTAGCTGCCAGGTCCTCCTTCTTACACACGGCACTGCGGCCCCATGTCTTATTGCCATCGCTAGGCGTCACTGAGGGGCTCAATAACACAGTTATTGTCATTACAACACAACAAATCATCCACAACTTCCTGTTGTGCCgtgaacataacaaaatgtagtcCTATTCACTTGAATACAAGATCTAGGGAGGGAATCCACAATATTGGTTCGGATTATATTGACACAATAGCATCCCCCACAATTGAATAACTGGTATTAACTTTTGGTGTGACCTCTGTCCTCCAGTCCCCCTCaacccctgtccctgtctccccCACAGATCAACTCACGTCGTATGGCCCTGAGGCGGGGTATGACCCCTGGGCTGGCTGGAGGTGTGGTGCTCTCACTGCCCTGGGGTTTCCGCTTATCCACGCTCGGAGACGCCTGCACTGTGATCTTATGCTCAAAACCTGTGTACATACAAAACAGGGAGGAATTACAGTCAAATGATTGGCAGCAAGAATTCcggtaactttccccaaattgCTTGGTTTCACAGAAATCCTGGTTGCATGATTCCCGGAATCCGTGAACCCTCCAACCGGTCTTTCTTAAAAACCTGTggattttgggaaagttactggTATTTTGCAATCCTAATAAGGATAGAAAGAAAAAATAATTATGCCCTATTCAAGTAATAGGATAAATGCTTGGGTGCAATACACTCCATCACACACCAGAGGGCAGACTGATGCTGTTGCTATCTCTGCCCAGCTTGAGCAGTCTGCTCTTCTTGAAGTGGCCCTTGCGCTTCTTGACCCTGGGCTTCTCCTGGTACATCTGGTGGATGATGATGTTGAGTTCACGCTCCACGATATCGATCTCTCTCTCAGCCagctcctgctctctcctcttcaGCTGCTCCTCCTGCTCCCTCTGCTCCTCGGCCGCACGAGCCAACGCCTCCTCCCAGGAACGCAACTcctacaggagaggagaggggcatataaaacaaaaatgtagATGTAGTGTTACAGCAACATAACACCCTATCGAGGATCTTCACGTTGCCTAGGCAACAGCACTTTCCCACTTGCACTTTGTGGGGGATCTTGACAACATCTCTTCTCACCTTCTCCTTGGCCCTGAGCTCGTCAAACATCTGCTGAATCTCCAGTCTCCAGTCCTCCTGCAGAGAGTGGAAGGACTCCAGGGGCATCTGAAACATGGCCGACTGTTCGATGGCCAGCAGTCGCATCAGGATACTAGTGAAGGATGGGCGACTGTGGGGGTTAGGGCTCCAGCACTCTGGGGATGGGAAGAGGAGGCTGAGTCAATATGACttaaatgtacactaccgttcaaaagtttggggtcacttagaaatgtccttgttttttg comes from Salvelinus namaycush isolate Seneca chromosome 34, SaNama_1.0, whole genome shotgun sequence and encodes:
- the LOC120029063 gene encoding mitogen-activated protein kinase kinase kinase 10-like, producing the protein MDFVCELTEGRPTPLTSSRAAMDPYARASSTAAPLPCTNCGGCCDPPPPGLVLAGPLGPPYGPPLSSMPPHMTPAPPVCAATAVQSENGSSWNSSSGSSDSHPGHQGGSTTSNPYWTAVFDYEATADEELTLRRGDLLEVLSKDSKVSGDEGWWTGKIQDKVGIFPCNYVTRRDAGSYPQLTPGGLVAGGVPEGCPLEIDFTELVLEEVIGAGGFGKVYRGMWQGEEVAVKAARQDPDEDISATAESVRQEARLFWMLRHPNIINLIGVCLREPNLCLVMEYARGGALNRALAGKKVPPRVLVNWAVQIATGMDYLHNQTFVPVIHRDLKSSNILILEPIEREDLGGRTLKITDFGLAREWHQTTKMSAAGTYAWMAPEVIKLSLFSKSSDVWSFGVLLWELLTGEVPYREIDALAVAYGVAMNKLTLPVPSTCPEPFALLLAECWSPNPHSRPSFTSILMRLLAIEQSAMFQMPLESFHSLQEDWRLEIQQMFDELRAKEKELRSWEEALARAAEEQREQEEQLKRREQELAEREIDIVERELNIIIHQMYQEKPRVKKRKGHFKKSRLLKLGRDSNSISLPSGFEHKITVQASPSVDKRKPQGSESTTPPASPGVIPRLRAIRLTPSDGNKTWGRSAVCKKEDLAASKKKGRTWGPSSTLQRERLGGEDRLKSLGDGCKVWSSSAPNLGKSPKHAPMTVGFSSLNEMEEHCELEESPGSLMPPEPSSNGSVEEGGPSLGGVGPGMGSGLGYQDSLRRCSQRKKSDLLLLGCASLLASVGLGLDLLQLGRLQVQQDEQDLREEQRKKKDSIFQRTGRFRRSTSPPSRALSLSLSRHHDSTLPCTDPSPSVTLLSLSSLSDCNSTKSLLPSDLEDLPLTPGVGVSLPVVPPVPSVNPLLDLRAESFKREPNQSLTPTHVSATMNRGHRRTPSDGAIRPRAQTLGHRRTPSDGSMPMPPPPGPPTLPLHAGYRETLDIPRLSDPSSLFPRVLRRKAPAPPVPVPVLEPLTIISPLERPKTLEFAPRPRPTPARVRPDPWKLGSLSRTLSSSPGSSCDSPLGSGDSSASTSAVRPNLMDMDVDGQDLDGTVPLCEQHQAAQLCGQNYG